Part of the Pristiophorus japonicus isolate sPriJap1 chromosome 11, sPriJap1.hap1, whole genome shotgun sequence genome is shown below.
TTGTTGTAGTAACAGGGCCATTTTaagcctttcaaaagggaattggataaataattgaaggggaaaaatttgcagggctattgggaaagagctggggaacggggttaactggatagctctttcaagaaccggcacaggcatgatgggccgaatggcctcctcatgtgctgtatcattctatgattctatgaggaccATGTCTTTAATAATCTAATATATTTCTGTATCTTCTTGGATCTATATATGTACATTTGTCTGTCTGTATTTGTGTGTAAATGTCTGCACCTGGCTATGTATGTGGGAAAGTGGAAAGTTTCCATATTGATGTCTGTGCTTAGCATGGACTCAGTTACTCAATTTATTTTAACATTTTATGTATGTCACTTTTAATAATAAGCAGTTTGGTGTATTTAAATAGCTTTGCAATCTGTCTTATTCTTGCTTTTTCCTGATGTTGACCACTTTGATGCATATTACCTGTGAATATGATGTTCAAAACCAAATTTCAGAATACACCATGTCATAGAGATATAGTGAGATGCAGATGATGGGATTAATATTTTGTCTGATTCAGATATTTTAACAAACATTTGAAGTGTTTTTATTTTTCTGTATGTTTATGACAATTTGCCTTATGAGGTGATCTGAGTATTGAGAGTTTTATAAGCGCCCATAAGCTTCTATGCCATGTACCAGAATGCCTGTCATGATGTGTGCATGTGACATGCTTCAGCGTCTGTTCTAGCTGAATTAGTGTGGAATTTGAGCtttgagagggagagaaaaaataggTTACTTTGGATGCTTTTCTGGCATTTATAACATTTATTTTGATCTTATTATTAAAAATTTCCTTCAACAATGTTACATCTCCAGCTGCAACAAAGTAGTTTGAAAACAGACGaataagcgccttggaatgttttactacgctaAATGTGAGTTGTTATTGTTTAATGTAGTGTCCATTTTGAAAAGGGGTAACAAAGCAAATGACTACAGACCAATTTATCCTAAATTAATTCTGGCAAGGTAATGGGAATTTGTTTTCATCAGCAACTTAAATTCGGAAACAATGCAAATGGGTTAAATTTTCACATGGGACCAAATTAGGAGGGCCGGCCGGGGTTTTTATagagacagaaaagaaaaagaaagaacttgcatttatatggagcgTTCCACaacctcacgatgtcccaaagcactttacacccaatgaacgactgcctctccactgcctccactAATGCGAGATTTTTGGTTCCACCGCCCTAATAGAATTGTGCAACAACTGATTTAGCGCTCCCTTTCCCTCTTGAGGCACAGAAACCTAATTTTACGGTAGGCAGCGCAAACTCTCAAGGACTTTTATTTTTACCGCCCAGAcgggattaacgcctcaaaatgggcgataccgaatttctagccccaagcctTTGATATAGATTAAAAACTGTAGTGGTCCGAACACTGAGTCCCAAGGCACCCCACTCAGTATTTCTCCCTACTTGACTTTACCCCTCTAACCAGTACCTTATGTTTTCTACATCTCATCCAGTGATCCATATTCAAGCTTTGAACCGAATCTCCAAAACCTTAGTAGTTTTTCATTTTGCTGTTTAGTAAGAACAGAACAATGTAACATCCTCATTCTTTTTATTTATCAGTTAATACTGAGCTCTCAAGACATTCAAACAAGATTTCCAAATGTGATTCGGAGAGAAGACACGAGATAAAAGCCAGACTAAATGTCTGCTGCAACATTACTTCCATATTTTCATGGAAGCATCAGCAAAAAGGCCTGTGAAGTTTTATTTGCAGCAAACGGGATAGAAGGAAGTTATTTAGTGCGAGAGAGTGAAACGGTCCCTGATGCTTTATGCCTCTGTGTCTTGTAAGTACCCGTGTGATAAACATGTAGTTTTGTTTACAGGCCTAATTTTTACTGAAAGTAAAAAAAAACATAGACAAAAGATTTCTTTCAGCGAAGCATCTGATGGCTATAAAGTTCCAAAGGGGACCGACAACTGCAGCCAAACCTCAACTAATGTAACACTAGAAAGTGATCAGGAATGAAAGCCCTGACCACTTTCCCTTTCTAACCTGACCCCACCTTtatagtgactgaggtcacacccgacccccccccacacacacagtgactgaggtcacacctgacccctcccatacagtgactgagttcacacccgacccccccccccgccacagtgactgaggtcacacccgaccccccccacacacagtgactgaggtcacacctgacccctcccccacagtgactgaggtcacacccgacccccccccccgccacagtgactgaggtcacacccgacccccaccccacacacagtgactgaggtcacacctgacccctcccccacggtGACTAAGGTcacacccgacccccccccccccccacagtgactgaggtcacacctgacccaccccctcccccgccaccgtgACTGAGGTCACGTCACCCCCTTCCCCAGTTGAGGGTGACCGGGCCCGCCACCGCGGCCTCTCCCTCACCCACTTCAATTGCTGTGCTCCCAGGCATTTCTTGCGCCGACAATCCAGCGGCACAAGCCTGGCCGGAAACTCAGAAACAACAACTGGCACATACGCAGAAAGACCGCCCAGTCACGCACGTGCAGTGAGTCATACTGGCTATTGTAGAAGTTGTTGTTTAGTTTAGCCTTAGAGCCTCAAACTGACAGCTCAGTGGAGTCACTCACCGCCCAGAGGTACACCTTGGGGATGAGCTTTGTGAACTGGGAACTGTTCCGAGGACACAATACCTCATCTGGAGACTGTCCCTGGAAAACAGGGATGTGTGGTCACCCCTACACTAAACACAAGTGTGGAGTGTAGAAAAAAGGTAATGGTTTTGTCATCCTATTTCCCACCTGTGCTTGTGTCTAATGAAATTGTGCACTTGCAGCAGAGTCTCATGCATCAATTTCTGCCCTGCATTGTTAATGGCCTCTTTCAATTTCCAAGTTCTGTTAATTATGGAGCTTATTTTGCAGTTTAGTAATCAATATGGTGCAATGATGCTCACAGACAATATCTTTCATTCTTTTTAGCTTTAAGAGAACTGTATATACTTACAGAATTTTAAAAAACCATCAAGGACGCTTTATGGTTCAGGTAAGAATACAATTACAGTTATTTGATCTACTGTGCTTTTCACTACATTATCTAGCACAGAAAATGATTTTTCAAAGGCATGAGAGACAATTTTCAGATTCTCCACCAGAATCACCCAAAATGTACTTGAGGTGCAAAGTTAGCAATTCAGAGATCAAGGCTACCCTCCTGAACTCTGGCTCATGGCACTTCACCGACTACTACTGCAAATAGCTGCCCATGCATTTAAATAAAATCTTGAAAGGGGTTACAGAGGCATTCCTGGTAGCATTTATATCAATGTGCTTCCTTTATCCATGTGGTAGTATTATTTAGGGTTTGGTTTCTGAACCAGTTGCTTTTCCAGCTATAAAGATGATAACGTTTTGTGATCAGTTCTCTAAAATTGGCTCTTAATCACTCTCAACGacaataacaatttgtatttatatagcgcctttaacatagtgaaatgtcccaaggtgcttcacaggagcattatgagacaaaaaatttgacaccgagccacataaggagaaattagggcaggtgaccaaaagcttggtcaaagaggtaagttttaaggagtgtcttgaaggaggaacgagaggtagagagatagagaggtttagacagggaattccagagcttagggcctaggcaacagaaggcacggccaccaatggttgagcgattataatcagggatgctcaagagggcagaattagaggagcgcagacatctcgggaggggttgtggggctggaggagataacagtgatagggaggggcgagaccatggagagatttgaaaacaaggatgagaattttgaaatagaggtgttgcttaaccggtagccaatttaggtctgcgagcacaggggtgatgggtgagtgggacttggtgcaagttaggacacgcacAGCCAAGTTTTGGATACTGAATACTGAAGAGATAATGCCACAAATTGCCACATTGGAATATGatgtggcgataacggagacctggctcaaaaatggacAGGATTGGGTATCAAATATTCCAGGATATAAGGCGTTCTGGAAAGTTAGGGAAGGAAAAAGAGGAggtgggtggcagtattggttacagTGATGGAGAGAAAGGATGTCCTGCAGGAATCAAGGAcataatctatttggttagagttaagaaacaatagaggtgccattacactaacaTCTATTCTATAGGCCGACAACtattgggaaggatatagaggagcaaattttcagggaaattacagagaggtgcaagaactataaggTAATGATAATgggagatgtaatgtatttgcttcacgggttatttgcgtaagaattcatagcaacacattgctattaagatctagttggtttattagcaaaggtttaacaatcacactacacattatcagttcatccacccacAACCACAAGACTCATCgtagatcccctaaacccaactactGGGGATTTAttgcgtcttgtgaacatcatgtgactggctaagccactcacaactcaacagctctacaactattttgtgttgtatcagtaatctagtgccccctgattaaagggggctaacagctctacaactattttagttgtgcactttaatcaagtgccccctgattaaagaggagggcacactccaaaaacttttcaagtgcccccttgtttttttttgggggggtggggggggttgagggcacaaaaacacaaattatataagtgccccctggctaaaagtggagggctgggggcactaaaaccgacaaacatagacaaattaaactttagatactaacagatcaaatcaaaatttggttgccgggggtgatgatgcactccagtccctccgacgcccacctgtTGTGCAAGGCTGacaggtggacaccacgtgctccatctccagggacactctggctctgatgtaaccacggaagagaggcaggcagttgggctgaacgaccccctcgaccgcccactgcctggactggccatgtccaggagcagtcctacgaggaggccttctgatctgcctactcccctccgcacagggtgcccaaatatcaggagtgtgggactgaagtgcaaccagaatttgaggagcagccccttcagatattggagaggggctgcaacctcgcacactcaataaaaacgtggaacatggactcctccagaccacagaaattacaggcggcctgggagcccgtgaaccgacttaaaaatttattgcatgggactgctccgtgcaccaccctccaggccaactccccaataaataatgggaggactcttgcatagagagcactccattggggacccccgcctcctccggacggcaagatggtgcaccacggcgtgtccggatggcagacgaggatggcaaggtggagagtgtaaaCCCCTCCGcggagaactgaaaggcacggaggggatttccccaaggaggctcaagttgtgaagcgccggctcctgagggaggtttcggggcttggcaccgatgaggaattccgtccggacgggggtcagttcggccgggatctccccatgtgcttgagcctcctcgacacacctaacggagtcagggcccagagctgtttttagtgactcgatggcatcggccgcgcgccgGACATCAGCCCagtttaggcgctgtgccagctcgtctggcgccaTGCAGCCCGCTATccggcaggtccctgaccctggtcaccttgtcagccacagccctctcgtccgcttgccacctaaaacctcggtcgtggaggtacggattcctgagcagcggctcctgaaggacagccgccactccggaTGGGGGAgatctgcgcttggtggcgactctagtccagacctcaacagctctacaactcttttgactgtaaaacaataaatcaattcaatcaagtgccccctgattaaaagagggagggggggggaacactccaaacagttttcaactgccatttttttgttttttttgttttttttgttttttgggggctttttctgtggggtttttttgtgggtttttttgggcactaaaaccacaaattatacaagtgctccttGGCTAAAAGGGAGGTGACACTAAAACCAGGCACaataagacaaattaaactttaaaacatataaaatcatgtTAAAATTCCGTTGCCggggatgatagaaacatagaaattaggtgcagaagtaggccattcagcccttcgagcctgcaccaccattcaataagatcatggctgatcattccctcagtacccctttcctgctttctctccatacctcttgacccctttagccataagggccatatctaactcccttttgaatatatccaatgaactggcatcaacaactctccgtggcagggaattccacaggttaacaactctctgagtgaagaagtttctcctcatctcaatcctaaatggcctaccccttatcctaagactgtgtcccctcgttctggacttccccaacaatgggaacattctttccgcatctaacttgtccagtcccatcagaatcttatacgtttctatgagatcccctctcatccttctaaactccagtgtataaaggcccagttgatccagtctctcctcatatgtcagtccagccatcccaggaatcagtctggtgaaccttcactgcactcgctcaatagcaagaacgtccttcctcagattaggagaccaaaactgaacacaatattccaggtgaggcctcacctgtacaaagcagtaagacttccctgctcctatactcaaatcccctagctatgaaggccaacataccaattgccttcttcaacgcttgctgtacctgcatgccaactttcaatgactgatgaaccatgacacccaggtcccgttgcacctccccttttcctaatctgccaccattcagattttgcccccaaagtggataaccttacatgtatccacattatactgcaagctgccatgcatttcccactcacctaacctgtcgaaatcactctgcagactcttagcgttctcctcacagctcacaccgccatccagtttagtgtcatctgcaaacttggagatattacactcaattccttcatctaaattgttaatgtatattgtaaagagctggggtcccggcactgagccctgtggcactccactagtcactgtctgccattctgaaaaggacccgtttatcccgattctctgcttcctgcctgccacccAGTTCTGtaaccatgtcagtacattacccccaataccatgtgttttgattttgcacaccaatctcttgtgtgggaccttgtcaaaagtattttgaaagtccaaatacaccacgttcactggttctcccttgtccactcttctagttacatcctcaaaaaattccagaagatttgacaaacaagattcccccttcataaatccatgctgacttggactgatcctgtcactgctttccaaatgtgctgctatttcatccttaataattgattccaacattttccccactactgatgtcaggctaactggtctataattacctgttttcgctctccctccctttttaaaaagtggtgttactttagctaccccccagtccataggaactgatccagggtcgatagactgttgaaaaatgatcaccaatgcatccactatttctagggccacttccttaagaactctgggatgcagactatcaggccccggggacttatcggcctttaatcccatcaatttcccaaacacaatttcccgcctaataaggatatccttcagttcctcctcactataccctcggtcccctagtacttctggaaggttatttgtgtcttccttcgtgaagacagaaccaaaaatacttgttcaattggtctgccatttctttgttccccattataaatttacctgaatccgacagcaagggacctacgtttgtctttactaatctttttctcttcacatacctataaaagcttttgcagtcagtttttatgttccctgcaagcttcctcttgtactctattttccccctcttaattaaacccgttgtcctcctctgctgaattctgaatttctcccagtcctcaggtttgctgctttttctggccaatttatatgccgcttccttggatttaacacgatccttaatttcccttgttagccatggttgagccaccttcccctttttatttttacaccagacagggatgtacaattgttgaagtttatccatgtgatctttaaatgtttgccattgcctatccgccatcaaccctttaagtatcatttgccagtcaattctggccaatttacacctgataccatcgaagttacctttccttaaattcaggaccctagtttctgaattaatactgtcactctccatcttaataaagaattctaccatattatggtcactctttcccaaggggcctagcacaacaagtttgctaattagtcctttctcattacacatcacccaatcttggATGACCagctcactagttggttcctcgacagattggtctcgaaaaccatccataatacactccaagaaatcctcctccaccacattgctaccagtttggttagcccaatcaatatgtaaattaaagttgcccatgaaagctactgtacctttattgtacacatcccttatttcttgtttgatgctgtccccaaccccactactactgttcggtggtctgtacacaactcccactagcgttttctgcccgttgATATTCCgcggctccatccataccgattccacatcatccaagccaatgtccttccttactattgcattaatttcctctttaaccagcaatgccaccctgcctccttttcctttctgtctatccttcctaaatgttgacaacccctggatgttgagttcccagccttggtcaccctggagccatgtctccgtgatgccaattacatcatatccgttaactgctatctgcgcagttaattcgtccaccctaTTCCgaatccttgcattgaggcacagagccttcaggcttgtctttctatcacactttgccccttcagaattttgttgtaatgtggccctttttaatttttcccttgggtttcgctgccctccactttaacttttcttctttctatcttttgcttctgcccccattctacttccctctgtttccctgcttaggttcccatccccctgccatattagtttaacacctccccaacagcactatcaaacactccccctaggacattggttctggtcctgccaggtgcagaccgtccagcttgtactggacccacctcctcctagaaccggttccaatgtcccaggaatttgaatccttcccttctgcaccactcctcaagccacgtattcatctgagctatcctgcgattcctactctgactagcacgtggcactggtagcaatcctgagattactacttttgaagtcctactttttagtttagctcctagctccctaaattagtttcataggacctcatcccattttttacctatattgttggtacctatatgcaccacgacaactggctgttcaccctcccttttcaaaatgtcctgcacccgttgcgagacatccttgacccttgcaccagggaggcaacataccatcctgaagtctcggttgcggccacagaaacgtctatctgttccccttacaagagaatcccctaccacgatagctcttccaccctttttcctgcccttctgtgcagcagagccacccacggtgccatgaactcggctgctgctgctctcccctgatgagtcattcccctcaacagtagccaaagcggtgtatctgttttgcaggggttgaccacagggaacccctgcactaccttccttgtacttctcttcctgttggtcacctgttccctatctggctgtgtacacttttcctgtggtacgaccaactcactaaacatgctattcacgtcattctcagcatcgtggatactccagagtaaatccacccgcagctccagtgccgcaatgtggtctgtcaggagctgcaggcggatgcacttcccgcacatgtagtcgttaggaacactggaagcatccctgacttccacaTATTattggaggagcataacacatgtccgagctctcttgccatgacttaaccgttaGATCAGCTTAATTTGGtatcaacaatgctaaaaggttacttactgataaagaaaagtaaaagaaaaactacttactaatcaccagccaatcac
Proteins encoded:
- the LOC139275780 gene encoding SH2 domain-containing protein 1B2, translated to MSAATLLPYFHGSISKKACEVLFAANGIEGSYLVRESETVPDALCLCVFFKRTVYTYRILKNHQGRFMVQTGYGVKEKFFKKLADLIAYYKKPGRGLVVQLRCPLEKSKANGLDQDNDYEEVADLDYVEVLPQ